Proteins found in one Sporosarcina sp. FSL K6-3457 genomic segment:
- a CDS encoding MetQ/NlpA family ABC transporter substrate-binding protein yields the protein MKKLLSGILLAVLVLALAACGAKENGNADKTSGGEGTSTEPTKLVIGASNTPHAIILEEAQPILKEKGIELEIETYQDYVLPNKDLESGDLDANFFQHIPYLDQQVIDHGYKFANAGAIHIEPMAVYSTKHDSIEDLPDGAVIIFSNSVAEHGRVLSLLESAGLIKLADGVDKVSAEVKDIVENPKNLQFDANYEPALLPQLHKNDEGDAVVINANYAIDAGLNPVNDSIAIEATESPYANIITVREEDADNPAIKTLVEVLTSKEIQDFILEEWGGDVVPAK from the coding sequence ATGAAGAAACTATTATCAGGAATTTTATTAGCAGTGCTTGTTCTGGCACTTGCTGCATGTGGAGCAAAAGAAAATGGTAATGCTGATAAGACTAGCGGAGGAGAAGGGACAAGCACTGAACCAACGAAGCTTGTAATTGGTGCTTCAAATACTCCACACGCAATTATCTTGGAAGAAGCACAACCTATTTTGAAGGAAAAAGGTATTGAACTAGAAATCGAAACGTATCAAGACTATGTGTTACCGAATAAAGACCTTGAATCAGGAGACTTGGATGCGAACTTCTTCCAACACATCCCTTACTTGGATCAACAAGTGATCGACCATGGCTATAAATTTGCAAATGCAGGTGCGATTCACATTGAGCCAATGGCTGTGTACTCAACTAAACATGATTCAATCGAAGATCTTCCAGACGGCGCAGTCATTATTTTCAGTAACTCTGTCGCTGAACACGGTCGTGTTTTATCATTACTTGAGTCTGCTGGCTTAATTAAATTGGCTGACGGTGTGGATAAAGTAAGCGCAGAAGTAAAAGATATTGTTGAAAACCCAAAAAATCTACAATTTGATGCCAACTACGAACCAGCACTGTTGCCACAATTGCATAAAAATGATGAAGGCGACGCGGTTGTTATTAATGCTAACTATGCAATCGATGCGGGCTTGAATCCAGTGAATGATTCAATCGCAATCGAAGCAACAGAATCACCTTATGCGAACATTATTACGGTAAGAGAAGAAGATGCAGACAATCCAGCAATTAAAACATTAGTTGAAGTATTAACATCGAAAGAAATTCAAGACTTCATTCTTGAAGAGTGGGGCGGAGACGTCGTTCCAGCGAAATAA
- a CDS encoding DUF72 domain-containing protein: MIQIGLTGWGDHPTIYDPSSTAKEKLLDYSAHFPIVELDSTFYAIQPERNIRKWIAETPDNFRFVVKAYQGMTGHNREPLPYTSIDEMYQLFRLSVTPLQEAGKLAMILVQFPPWFDCTKENVDEIRMICERLYGFDIAIEFRHQSWYSSTYLNGTLKFLRDFNLIHSVCDEPQAGEGSIPLVASTSRPDKVLVRLHGRNVHGWRNATGDDQAWRKVRYLYNYNEVELQEIQQAVEKLTAETKEVFVIFNNNSGGHAARNAQQFQKMLNINYESMTPKQLNFFEGEW, from the coding sequence ATGATTCAAATTGGATTGACGGGCTGGGGCGACCATCCGACCATCTACGATCCATCCTCAACGGCAAAAGAAAAGTTGCTTGATTATAGTGCTCACTTTCCAATTGTAGAACTGGACTCAACCTTTTACGCAATTCAGCCAGAACGTAATATTCGCAAATGGATTGCTGAAACGCCGGATAATTTTCGTTTTGTCGTAAAGGCTTATCAAGGAATGACTGGGCATAACCGTGAGCCATTGCCCTATACTTCGATTGACGAAATGTATCAGTTGTTCCGGTTATCGGTGACACCCCTACAGGAAGCGGGAAAGCTCGCAATGATTCTTGTGCAGTTTCCTCCGTGGTTTGATTGTACGAAAGAGAATGTTGATGAAATTCGGATGATCTGTGAAAGATTATACGGTTTCGATATTGCTATCGAGTTTAGACATCAATCCTGGTACTCATCAACATATTTAAATGGCACGCTGAAATTTTTACGCGATTTTAATTTAATCCACTCCGTTTGTGATGAACCACAGGCAGGTGAAGGTAGTATACCGCTTGTAGCAAGCACATCACGACCAGATAAAGTGCTTGTTCGGTTGCATGGCCGTAACGTCCATGGATGGCGCAACGCGACAGGAGACGATCAGGCGTGGCGTAAAGTAAGATATTTGTACAATTACAATGAAGTTGAACTGCAAGAAATTCAGCAAGCAGTCGAAAAGCTAACAGCGGAAACGAAGGAAGTATTCGTCATTTTTAATAATAACTCCGGCGGACATGCAGCACGAAATGCGCAGCAATTTCAAAAAATGCTCAACATCAACTATGAAAGTATGACGCCCAAACAGCTCAACTTTTTTGAGGGAGAATGGTAA
- the sufB gene encoding Fe-S cluster assembly protein SufB has product MAKKMPDIGDYKYGFADKDVSVFRSERGLTKEIVEQISNMKEEPQWMLDYRLKSLELFYKMPMPQWGGDLAPLKFDEITYYVKPSEGTERSWDEVPEEIKRTFDKLGIPEAEQKYLAGVSAQYESEVVYHNMKKDLEDLGIVFKDTDSALRENEELFKKHWGTIIPNSDNKFAALNSAVWSGGSFIYVPPGIKVETPLQAYFRINSENMGQFERTLIIVDEGASVHYVEGCTAPVYTTNSLHSAVVEIIIKKDAYCRYTTIQNWANNVYNLVTKRAVCDANATMEWIDGNIGSKLTMKYPAVILKGEGARGMTLSIALAGKGQHQDAGAKMHHLAPNTSSTIVSKSISQHGGKVTYRGIVHFGRKADGARANIECDTLIMDNKSTSDTIPYNEILNDNVSLEHEAKVSKVSEEQLFYLMSRGIPELEATEMIVMGFIEPFTKELPMEYAVEMNRLIKFEMEGSIG; this is encoded by the coding sequence ATGGCTAAAAAAATGCCGGATATCGGTGATTATAAATATGGATTTGCTGATAAAGACGTCTCTGTTTTCCGTTCGGAACGTGGTTTGACAAAAGAAATTGTTGAACAGATTTCAAACATGAAGGAAGAGCCACAGTGGATGTTGGATTATCGTCTAAAGTCATTGGAATTGTTCTACAAAATGCCAATGCCTCAATGGGGTGGGGACCTTGCGCCACTTAAATTTGACGAAATCACTTATTATGTTAAACCATCTGAGGGAACAGAACGTTCGTGGGATGAAGTACCGGAAGAAATCAAGCGCACGTTTGACAAACTCGGTATTCCTGAAGCGGAACAAAAGTATCTTGCAGGGGTTTCTGCACAGTACGAATCAGAGGTTGTTTATCACAACATGAAAAAAGACCTTGAAGATCTTGGAATTGTCTTCAAGGACACAGATTCAGCGCTACGAGAAAACGAAGAGTTGTTTAAAAAGCATTGGGGAACAATTATTCCCAACTCGGATAATAAGTTTGCTGCTTTGAACTCTGCTGTTTGGTCGGGTGGATCATTCATTTATGTGCCACCAGGTATTAAGGTAGAGACACCACTACAAGCCTATTTCCGCATCAACTCGGAAAATATGGGACAGTTCGAGCGTACACTAATCATTGTTGATGAAGGGGCAAGCGTACACTACGTTGAAGGATGTACAGCACCTGTTTATACAACAAACTCATTGCATAGTGCGGTTGTTGAAATTATCATCAAAAAAGATGCGTATTGCCGTTATACAACCATCCAAAACTGGGCGAACAACGTTTACAACCTTGTAACGAAGCGTGCAGTATGTGATGCAAACGCAACAATGGAATGGATTGATGGCAACATCGGTTCAAAACTGACGATGAAATACCCAGCAGTCATCCTTAAAGGTGAAGGCGCGCGTGGTATGACATTATCAATTGCACTTGCAGGAAAAGGCCAGCACCAAGATGCAGGAGCGAAAATGCATCACCTTGCACCAAACACATCTTCAACAATCGTTTCCAAGTCGATTTCACAACACGGTGGTAAAGTAACGTATCGTGGAATCGTTCACTTCGGACGTAAAGCAGATGGCGCACGTGCGAATATCGAGTGTGATACATTGATCATGGATAATAAGTCTACATCAGATACGATTCCATACAACGAAATACTCAATGATAACGTGTCACTTGAACACGAAGCAAAAGTATCGAAAGTTTCAGAGGAGCAGCTCTTCTACTTAATGAGCCGCGGAATTCCAGAGCTAGAAGCAACTGAAATGATCGTTATGGGCTTCATCGAGCCATTTACAAAAGAATTGCCGATGGAATATGCAGTAGAGATGAACCGTCTCATTAAGTTCGAGATGGAAGGTTCAATCGGTTAA
- a CDS encoding MetQ/NlpA family ABC transporter substrate-binding protein: MKKLLSVALLAVLLLALAACGTKNTDDGKNASGEKEVTKLVVGASNTPHAIILEQAQPLLEEKGIELVIEPYQDYVLPNKDLESGDLDANYFQHIPYLELQIVDHGYTFVNAGGIHIEPIGVYSKKYESLEELPEGATILISSSVADHGRVLALLEAKGLITLAEGIDKTAAELKDIVDNPKNLEFDANYEPALMPQLYNHDEGDALLINSNYAIDGGLNPLEDAIAIEDAESPYVNIITVREGDENSPAIKTLIEVLQSQEIQDFIVEEWGGAIVPVK; encoded by the coding sequence ATGAAGAAACTTCTATCAGTAGCTTTACTAGCAGTGCTCTTATTAGCACTTGCAGCTTGTGGCACAAAAAATACAGACGATGGCAAAAATGCAAGTGGGGAAAAAGAAGTAACTAAACTTGTAGTCGGTGCATCCAATACACCACATGCTATCATTCTTGAACAAGCACAACCGTTATTGGAGGAAAAAGGCATTGAGCTTGTTATCGAGCCGTACCAAGACTATGTGCTACCAAACAAAGATTTAGAATCTGGCGACCTTGACGCTAACTATTTCCAACACATTCCCTACCTTGAGCTACAAATCGTGGATCACGGCTATACATTCGTCAATGCAGGCGGAATTCATATTGAACCAATCGGTGTCTATTCAAAGAAATATGAATCACTTGAAGAACTTCCAGAGGGGGCAACAATCCTCATTAGTAGCTCAGTAGCCGATCACGGCCGTGTCCTTGCATTGCTTGAGGCAAAGGGTTTGATTACACTTGCTGAAGGCATTGACAAAACAGCAGCTGAATTGAAGGATATTGTTGATAATCCAAAAAATCTTGAATTTGATGCAAACTACGAGCCAGCGCTTATGCCGCAACTGTATAATCATGATGAAGGCGACGCATTGCTCATTAACTCGAACTATGCAATTGATGGTGGATTAAATCCGCTTGAAGATGCAATTGCGATTGAAGATGCTGAGTCACCTTATGTGAACATCATTACTGTTCGTGAAGGCGATGAGAATAGTCCAGCAATTAAAACATTAATTGAAGTATTACAATCCCAAGAAATTCAAGATTTCATCGTTGAAGAATGGGGCGGCGCAATCGTCCCTGTGAAATAA
- a CDS encoding methionine ABC transporter permease, whose amino-acid sequence MIDNMFPTVDWPKMWEATAETLYMTAISTVLTLIIGLTLGVVLFLSSPGQLWANKLANFITGAFVNIFRSIPFIILIILLIPLTKFLVGTMRGPNAAMPALIIGAAPFYARMVLIALQEIDKGVIEAAKSMGAKTKTIIFKVLLPESMPALVSGITVTAIALVGYTAMAGVIGAGGLGNLAFLDGFQRSRTDVVQVATILIVIIVFILQFIGDAIVKKLDKR is encoded by the coding sequence ATGATTGATAACATGTTTCCAACTGTCGATTGGCCAAAAATGTGGGAGGCAACAGCAGAAACACTCTATATGACGGCTATTTCAACCGTTTTAACATTGATTATTGGACTGACACTAGGTGTTGTACTTTTTCTTTCGAGTCCTGGTCAGCTTTGGGCGAATAAATTGGCGAATTTCATAACGGGTGCTTTCGTTAATATTTTCCGCTCGATACCGTTCATTATTTTGATTATATTACTGATCCCTTTAACAAAATTCCTAGTCGGTACGATGCGTGGACCGAATGCGGCAATGCCCGCACTTATAATAGGGGCAGCCCCCTTTTACGCGAGAATGGTGCTTATTGCACTACAAGAAATCGATAAGGGTGTTATTGAGGCAGCCAAATCAATGGGAGCAAAAACAAAAACAATTATTTTTAAAGTTCTGTTACCTGAATCAATGCCCGCACTTGTTTCGGGCATTACGGTCACAGCCATTGCGTTGGTTGGGTATACGGCAATGGCAGGGGTCATAGGGGCAGGTGGACTTGGAAATCTTGCATTTCTTGACGGTTTCCAACGTAGCCGAACTGACGTCGTGCAAGTAGCAACAATCCTAATTGTTATTATTGTATTCATCCTTCAATTTATCGGGGATGCCATTGTTAAGAAGTTGGACAAAAGGTGA
- the sufC gene encoding Fe-S cluster assembly ATPase SufC: protein MATLEIKGLHVEIEGKEILKGVDLTINTNEIHAIMGPNGTGKSTLAQAIMGHPKYEVTAGTVTLDGEDVLDMEVDERARAGIFLGMQYPSEITGVTNADFLRSGINAKREEGDEISLMKFIRELDSKMEFLEMDEDMATRYLNEGFSGGEKKRNEILQLLMLKPTFAILDEIDSGLDIDALKVVSKGINDMRGEEFGCLIITHYQRLLDYITPDHVHVMMQGKVVKSGGAELAHKLEEQGYDWIKEELGIEDETVGQEA, encoded by the coding sequence ATGGCTACTTTGGAAATTAAAGGCCTTCACGTTGAAATTGAAGGCAAGGAAATATTGAAAGGCGTCGACTTGACGATCAATACAAACGAGATCCACGCAATTATGGGTCCGAACGGTACAGGTAAATCTACACTCGCGCAAGCGATTATGGGGCATCCCAAATATGAAGTGACTGCAGGTACTGTGACGCTTGACGGCGAAGACGTACTGGATATGGAAGTAGACGAGCGCGCTCGTGCTGGAATCTTCCTTGGTATGCAATATCCAAGCGAAATTACAGGCGTAACAAACGCTGACTTCCTTCGTTCAGGCATTAATGCTAAACGTGAAGAAGGCGACGAAATTTCTTTGATGAAATTTATCCGTGAGTTGGATAGTAAAATGGAATTCCTTGAAATGGACGAAGATATGGCAACACGTTACTTGAACGAAGGATTCTCAGGTGGAGAGAAGAAACGTAATGAGATTCTTCAATTACTAATGTTGAAGCCTACATTTGCGATTCTTGATGAAATTGACTCAGGTCTTGATATAGATGCATTGAAAGTCGTATCAAAAGGTATTAACGATATGCGCGGCGAAGAATTCGGTTGCCTAATTATCACGCATTACCAACGTCTCCTTGACTACATTACACCAGACCATGTTCACGTTATGATGCAAGGTAAAGTTGTTAAATCTGGCGGCGCTGAATTAGCACATAAACTTGAAGAACAAGGCTATGACTGGATTAAAGAAGAACTTGGCATCGAAGACGAGACAGTCGGGCAGGAAGCTTAA
- a CDS encoding thioredoxin family protein — protein METWSREQWEVVVKESDAAVYYLYTPMCGTCAVASKMLEVISVMKPDMPMGKADLNYVQDLAMDYEIESVPCLLIQKNGVVQDKIYAFQSVPYLLEKMD, from the coding sequence ATGGAAACATGGTCACGTGAACAATGGGAAGTAGTTGTGAAAGAGTCGGACGCTGCTGTGTATTATTTATATACACCGATGTGTGGAACATGTGCCGTTGCCTCTAAAATGCTGGAAGTTATTTCGGTTATGAAGCCGGATATGCCAATGGGCAAGGCGGATTTGAATTACGTACAAGATTTGGCGATGGATTACGAAATCGAAAGTGTTCCTTGCTTATTGATTCAAAAGAATGGCGTTGTACAGGATAAGATTTATGCATTCCAGTCTGTTCCGTATCTTCTTGAAAAAATGGATTGA
- a CDS encoding cysteine desulfurase produces MLSKEIRNHFPILDQKINGHPLVYLDSAATSQKPRQVIEALSNYYNLDNSNVHRGVHTLGNRATEGYEGAREKVRKFINAKSTEEVIFLRGTTTALNTVAQSYGRANVGEGDEIIITYMEHHSNIIPWQQLAKEKGAVLKYVDLEEDGTLSLDKVREVITERTKIVSIMYVSNVLGTMNPIKEITEIAHAHGAVMVVDGAQAAPHLKIDVQQLDCDFFAFSGHKMCGPTGIGVLYGKKALLNNMEPVEFGGEMIDFVGLYESTWKELPWKFEGGTPIIAGAVGLGAAIDFLEEIGLDHIERHEHELAGYAMERMSEIDGLTIYGPLDPEKRAGLVTFNLDGVHPHDVATVLDMNGIAVRAGHHCAQPLMKWLDVSSTARASFYIYNTEADVDRLVDGLRIAKEYFNDVN; encoded by the coding sequence ATGCTCAGTAAAGAGATCCGCAACCATTTTCCCATATTAGACCAGAAAATAAACGGGCATCCGCTCGTTTATCTAGATAGTGCTGCGACTTCGCAGAAGCCTCGCCAAGTCATTGAAGCGCTTAGTAATTATTACAACCTTGACAACTCGAACGTCCACCGGGGTGTACATACACTCGGCAATCGGGCGACTGAAGGCTACGAGGGGGCGCGCGAAAAAGTGCGTAAGTTCATCAATGCAAAGTCTACGGAAGAGGTTATTTTCTTACGTGGAACAACAACTGCGTTGAATACGGTCGCACAAAGTTATGGGCGGGCCAATGTAGGTGAAGGCGATGAAATCATCATTACCTATATGGAGCATCATTCAAACATTATTCCATGGCAACAGCTTGCGAAGGAAAAAGGGGCAGTGTTGAAATACGTCGACCTTGAGGAAGACGGGACGCTGTCGCTTGATAAAGTTCGTGAAGTGATTACAGAACGGACAAAAATTGTATCGATTATGTACGTGTCAAACGTACTTGGTACGATGAATCCGATTAAAGAAATTACTGAAATTGCGCATGCACATGGTGCTGTCATGGTCGTTGACGGCGCACAAGCTGCACCGCATTTAAAAATAGATGTCCAACAGCTCGACTGTGACTTTTTTGCTTTCTCCGGACATAAGATGTGTGGTCCAACAGGTATCGGCGTCTTATATGGCAAAAAAGCGTTACTCAACAATATGGAGCCTGTTGAGTTTGGCGGCGAAATGATTGACTTTGTTGGTCTATATGAATCTACGTGGAAAGAGCTCCCTTGGAAATTTGAAGGAGGCACACCAATCATTGCAGGAGCAGTTGGCTTGGGTGCTGCCATCGATTTCTTAGAGGAAATCGGCCTAGATCATATTGAACGCCATGAACATGAATTAGCAGGCTATGCAATGGAACGAATGTCGGAAATTGATGGGCTGACAATTTATGGTCCACTTGATCCGGAAAAACGTGCGGGCTTAGTGACATTCAATTTGGATGGTGTTCATCCGCATGATGTTGCAACGGTACTCGATATGAACGGCATAGCTGTTCGTGCAGGTCATCACTGTGCGCAGCCGCTCATGAAGTGGCTTGATGTATCGTCCACAGCGCGTGCTAGTTTTTATATCTACAATACGGAAGCTGACGTTGATCGCCTCGTGGACGGACTCCGTATCGCAAAGGAGTATTTCAACGATGTCAACTAA
- the sufD gene encoding Fe-S cluster assembly protein SufD, which yields MTVETKVALTEQDVRSYSAQMNEADWMADFRADALAKVEQLAMPKPDKTKIDKWNFTEFPVHAVVSSTYTSLDELPEEALALIDKEQQKNIYVQHNNTPACLSLSDELKEQGVIMTDIFTASREHSELVKKYFMTDGVKVDEHKLTALHAALMNGGVFVYIPKNVVVAEPLQVLFLHDDAQVSLFNHVIVVAEKNSSLTYVENYLSTVKEAKGLANIVSEVFTGDNAKIVYGAVDVLAEGFTTYVNRRGVTGRDSRIEWALGLMNDSDTISENITHLVGNNSSCDMKSVVVGRGNQRQNFTSEIVHWGLDTDGFILKHGVMKDASSSIFNGIGRIAKGATRSNAVQESRVLMLSEKARGDANPILLIDEDDVTAGHAASVGRVDPLQLFYLMSRGITKQEAERLVIHGFLAPVVSKLPIEGVKKQLTEVIERKVR from the coding sequence ATGACGGTTGAAACTAAAGTGGCATTGACCGAACAGGACGTCCGCTCCTATTCAGCTCAAATGAATGAAGCCGATTGGATGGCAGATTTCCGTGCAGATGCATTAGCGAAAGTGGAACAGCTTGCAATGCCAAAACCAGACAAAACGAAAATTGACAAGTGGAATTTCACAGAATTCCCTGTTCATGCAGTAGTGTCTTCGACATATACTTCATTGGACGAGCTTCCAGAAGAAGCACTTGCGTTAATTGATAAAGAGCAGCAAAAGAATATTTACGTTCAGCATAATAACACACCAGCGTGTCTTTCATTATCAGACGAGCTGAAAGAGCAAGGTGTTATCATGACGGATATCTTCACAGCATCACGTGAACATAGTGAGCTTGTGAAGAAATACTTCATGACAGATGGCGTTAAAGTAGACGAGCATAAGCTAACTGCACTACATGCAGCACTGATGAACGGTGGCGTTTTCGTTTATATTCCGAAAAATGTTGTTGTGGCAGAGCCACTTCAAGTGTTGTTTTTACATGATGATGCACAGGTGTCTCTATTTAACCACGTTATCGTAGTTGCAGAGAAGAATAGTTCATTGACATATGTCGAAAACTATTTGTCTACGGTCAAAGAAGCTAAAGGATTAGCTAATATTGTATCTGAAGTATTCACTGGCGATAATGCGAAAATTGTTTACGGTGCAGTGGATGTTCTTGCAGAAGGCTTCACGACATATGTGAATCGCCGTGGCGTTACAGGACGTGATAGCCGCATCGAGTGGGCACTTGGTCTGATGAATGATAGTGATACAATTTCTGAAAACATCACGCATCTTGTAGGGAATAACTCTTCTTGTGATATGAAGTCAGTTGTTGTTGGACGTGGTAATCAACGTCAGAACTTCACATCTGAAATCGTTCACTGGGGCCTTGATACAGATGGATTCATCTTGAAACATGGTGTTATGAAAGATGCATCATCATCAATCTTTAACGGAATCGGACGAATTGCAAAAGGAGCAACACGTTCGAATGCTGTCCAAGAGTCACGCGTGCTAATGTTGAGTGAAAAAGCACGTGGAGACGCTAACCCGATTCTTTTGATTGATGAAGATGATGTAACTGCAGGACACGCAGCTTCTGTTGGTCGTGTAGATCCGTTACAACTGTTCTATTTAATGAGTCGAGGGATTACAAAACAAGAAGCAGAACGTCTTGTCATTCATGGTTTCCTTGCGCCGGTTGTCAGCAAATTGCCGATTGAAGGCGTTAAGAAACAATTGACGGAGGTTATCGAAAGGAAAGTGCGCTAA
- a CDS encoding toprim domain-containing protein, producing the protein MKQGGIYVTYDKVIVVEGSADKKRLARILAEPVDIICTNGTVSPYRLEELLEPYEQHELYVFVDADESGDKIRALFKREFPAAIYLYTEKVYKEVETTPYKVLAKVLVEANLAVHPQYLL; encoded by the coding sequence ATGAAACAGGGAGGAATCTATGTGACATATGACAAGGTCATTGTTGTCGAGGGAAGTGCTGACAAAAAACGTCTTGCACGCATTCTTGCCGAGCCCGTGGATATCATTTGTACGAATGGGACCGTTAGCCCTTATCGATTAGAAGAACTGCTGGAACCTTATGAACAACATGAGCTTTATGTCTTTGTCGATGCGGATGAATCAGGTGATAAAATTCGAGCGTTATTCAAAAGAGAGTTTCCCGCCGCTATTTATTTATATACGGAAAAAGTTTATAAGGAAGTCGAAACAACCCCATATAAGGTACTTGCTAAAGTTTTAGTTGAAGCGAATTTAGCGGTTCACCCCCAATACTTACTGTAA
- a CDS encoding methionine ABC transporter ATP-binding protein yields MIHLTDVNKRFGNGEGSIVAVDSVSFEIGEGEIFGIIGYSGAGKSTLIRLLNGLEAPTSGKITIGKREMSTIKGNELRKARQKVSMIFQHFNLLWSRTVKDNIAFPLEIAGVKKAERERKVAELIDLVGLSGRENAFPSELSGGQKQRVGIARALANDPEVLLCDEATSALDPETTDSILDLLTDINKRLGLTIVLITHEMHVIRKICHRVAVMEAGKVVEMGDVLDVFQSPREPITKRFVSQITEPVEVKQAMEHIKEEFPSGTLVKLIFVGERTEQPVLASLIRKFTVDVNIVQGNISHTHGGAYGSLILQLVGDAKIVEEAIRYLNEQDVQTEVIGND; encoded by the coding sequence ATGATTCATTTAACAGATGTCAATAAACGATTCGGTAATGGCGAAGGCAGCATAGTAGCAGTTGATAGTGTGTCGTTTGAAATTGGCGAAGGTGAAATTTTTGGAATTATCGGCTATAGCGGCGCAGGAAAAAGTACGTTAATCAGGTTGTTGAATGGACTTGAAGCGCCGACATCGGGGAAGATTACAATTGGTAAACGAGAAATGTCTACGATTAAAGGCAATGAATTAAGGAAGGCGCGTCAAAAAGTAAGTATGATTTTTCAACACTTCAATTTACTTTGGTCGCGAACAGTAAAAGACAATATTGCTTTTCCACTTGAGATTGCAGGTGTGAAAAAAGCAGAACGTGAACGGAAAGTGGCAGAATTGATTGATTTAGTCGGTTTAAGCGGTCGGGAAAATGCCTTTCCATCTGAATTATCTGGTGGGCAAAAGCAACGTGTAGGTATTGCTCGTGCACTTGCAAATGATCCGGAGGTTCTATTATGTGATGAAGCCACTTCGGCGCTGGACCCTGAAACAACCGATTCAATTCTTGATCTGTTGACAGATATCAATAAGCGACTCGGCCTAACGATTGTACTTATTACCCATGAAATGCATGTCATTCGAAAAATTTGTCATCGTGTTGCAGTCATGGAAGCTGGGAAAGTAGTCGAAATGGGCGACGTGCTCGATGTGTTCCAATCGCCTCGGGAGCCGATTACGAAACGTTTCGTCTCTCAAATAACAGAGCCGGTAGAAGTGAAACAAGCAATGGAGCATATTAAAGAGGAATTTCCGTCAGGTACACTCGTCAAACTTATTTTTGTTGGTGAGCGGACAGAACAACCTGTTTTGGCAAGCTTAATCCGGAAGTTTACTGTCGATGTAAACATTGTGCAAGGAAATATCTCCCATACACATGGGGGAGCATATGGCTCTCTCATCCTTCAACTTGTAGGGGACGCAAAAATTGTCGAAGAAGCGATTCGCTATCTCAACGAACAAGATGTCCAGACGGAGGTGATCGGCAATGATTGA
- the sufU gene encoding Fe-S cluster assembly sulfur transfer protein SufU: MSTNNLDQLYRSVIMDHYKNPRNKGVLADNNITIDMNNPTCGDVIHLTLQVENDIVQNAKFEGEGCSISMASASMMTQIVKGKNVNEAAKLAHVFSDLMLGKDIDDSIDLGDIEALAGVAKFPARIKCATLAWKAMEKGVGNDSDATD; the protein is encoded by the coding sequence ATGTCAACTAATAATTTAGACCAGTTATACCGATCTGTCATTATGGATCACTATAAAAACCCAAGGAACAAAGGTGTCCTAGCAGATAATAATATTACAATTGATATGAATAACCCAACATGTGGAGATGTTATCCACCTGACACTTCAAGTGGAAAATGACATCGTACAAAATGCGAAATTCGAAGGCGAAGGCTGTTCAATTTCAATGGCATCGGCTTCAATGATGACGCAAATTGTGAAAGGAAAAAATGTGAACGAAGCTGCAAAGCTAGCACATGTTTTTTCAGACCTCATGTTGGGGAAAGATATTGACGACTCTATCGACCTTGGAGATATCGAGGCCCTTGCGGGTGTAGCCAAATTCCCTGCGCGCATCAAGTGTGCAACGCTTGCTTGGAAGGCGATGGAAAAGGGAGTCGGAAATGATTCCGACGCAACAGACTAA